One segment of Rubripirellula amarantea DNA contains the following:
- a CDS encoding TAT-variant-translocated molybdopterin oxidoreductase: protein MTLHDSAPTTYSLSAPTKSKDKLTCKSPGASDPDVPKSKPEYWRSLSQLRGKEQFASDYLNREFPVAASEFPEGVSRRRWMKLMGASLAMVGAAGCRYPEEEILPFVIRPEGRIPGESYLRATNFELAGRVYNLLVSNFDGRPLKIEPNNEHPSGGGTDVFSQASILGLYDPDRARGDGPSLLRKGPERRGQVGWDEFDAFGRGLVKAYKGAGQGAKLAVLMSGTHSPSTARLLGELKKQLPKATFASYDSVDAGVMRVATTKVFGKPATQVLDLEQADVVVTLQADILGNDRGMIGTAKGYAKRRDPINGEMNRLYAVEGNFTITGASSDTRLALQPSQMPAFLAELGRVVESLKSDSHDHSDETVAFDELDAGARLERFLDQLAHDIVEAGDKAVVVVGEALGADMVAAGIAMNKKLGSLGKAQKFVAAADAELGELVSLADLTAKIGAGDIESLLILGDNPVFTAPGDVDVAAAISKVEHSIYLGEYDDETGAICEWSLPLAHPLEAWGDVVDSAGNYGVCQPQILPLLGGRSVIEVLAAMMDLPEVRGEQIVRRTADSIGSALSDREWAKLLHDGFADGLVVKSGDLSASDVSVDLPGDAPAAIDDVDKDQLEVLFVPADGIYDGRFANNGWLQEMPHALTKMCWDNAAVMSPKTATKLGVKHGLFVALEVGDSKVQLPVYEMPGFAPGVVSVPMGYGRTRVGEVGGDAEKGVPIVGIDVSPLRRSDAMLLATSVKGRPRYEDYDIATTQDHWAIDEGGRNETIARSFSLVREGTVELLKKVPEFAESLGPHVPKVGREGSLWNEPMATIQEDPAKEFLPQWGMAIDLSKCTGCNACVIACQSENNVPIVGREQVLNSREMHWLRIDRYFRGDEDFADVVQEPVACMHCETAPCEQVCPVAATVHTDEGLNAMAYNRCIGTRYCANNCPFKVRRFNYFNYNTEVGVGYGVDAYPGNIESANRKLQALVMNPEVTVRGRGVMEKCTYCVQRIEKGKITARKEDRRVGEGDVVTACQAACPTNAIEFGDISDPESAVSKKRQDVRSYGMLEQLNVKPRTEYLARVRNTPARLMTTRQITDLAELKAPHHGHDDHGDGGHGDDSHGHGEHDDHGHGHDDHGHDEAHAEKDHA from the coding sequence ATGACCCTTCACGACTCGGCACCGACGACCTATTCCTTGTCGGCCCCTACTAAGTCGAAAGATAAGCTGACTTGCAAGTCGCCTGGTGCGTCGGATCCCGATGTGCCGAAGTCGAAGCCGGAGTACTGGCGAAGTTTGAGTCAGTTGCGAGGCAAGGAGCAATTTGCAAGCGACTATCTCAATCGTGAGTTTCCAGTCGCGGCGTCGGAGTTCCCTGAGGGCGTTTCGCGACGTCGTTGGATGAAGTTGATGGGGGCTTCGCTGGCAATGGTCGGTGCAGCGGGTTGCCGATATCCCGAAGAGGAGATTTTGCCGTTCGTGATTCGTCCCGAAGGCCGGATTCCGGGGGAAAGTTATCTTCGGGCAACGAATTTTGAGCTTGCTGGTCGGGTCTATAACCTGCTGGTGTCTAATTTTGACGGTCGGCCGCTTAAGATTGAACCGAACAACGAGCACCCCAGTGGCGGTGGGACGGATGTTTTCTCGCAGGCTTCTATTTTGGGGCTGTATGATCCTGATCGCGCTCGTGGCGATGGACCCTCGCTGCTTCGTAAGGGGCCCGAGCGTCGTGGCCAAGTGGGCTGGGATGAGTTTGACGCTTTTGGTCGTGGGTTGGTTAAGGCATACAAGGGCGCCGGGCAAGGGGCTAAGTTGGCTGTCTTGATGTCCGGCACTCACTCGCCGTCAACGGCTCGTTTGCTTGGTGAGCTCAAGAAGCAGTTGCCAAAGGCGACGTTCGCTAGCTACGACTCAGTCGATGCTGGTGTGATGCGAGTGGCGACAACAAAGGTGTTCGGCAAGCCTGCGACTCAGGTTTTGGATCTCGAGCAGGCTGACGTGGTTGTCACGTTGCAGGCGGATATCCTGGGCAATGATCGAGGTATGATCGGAACGGCGAAGGGTTACGCGAAGCGTCGCGACCCGATCAACGGTGAAATGAATCGCCTGTATGCCGTTGAAGGGAACTTCACGATCACGGGAGCGTCGAGTGACACGCGATTGGCTCTTCAGCCAAGCCAAATGCCCGCTTTTCTAGCAGAGCTCGGTCGAGTGGTTGAATCGCTTAAGAGTGATTCGCACGATCACAGCGATGAAACGGTCGCCTTTGATGAGCTGGATGCGGGGGCTCGTTTAGAGCGTTTCTTGGATCAGCTTGCTCACGACATCGTTGAAGCTGGTGATAAGGCGGTTGTTGTCGTTGGCGAAGCTTTGGGTGCCGATATGGTCGCCGCGGGCATCGCGATGAACAAGAAGTTGGGTTCGCTCGGCAAGGCGCAGAAGTTCGTTGCTGCCGCTGATGCGGAACTTGGCGAGTTGGTGTCGCTTGCCGACTTGACGGCGAAGATTGGTGCAGGCGATATCGAGTCGTTGCTGATCCTTGGCGACAACCCTGTCTTTACCGCTCCTGGTGATGTGGATGTCGCTGCGGCGATTTCCAAAGTCGAGCACTCGATCTACCTTGGTGAATACGACGATGAGACCGGTGCGATTTGCGAGTGGTCATTGCCGCTGGCTCATCCACTTGAAGCCTGGGGCGATGTGGTCGATTCCGCTGGTAACTACGGTGTTTGTCAGCCGCAGATCTTGCCATTGTTGGGCGGGCGCAGCGTGATCGAAGTGCTGGCGGCGATGATGGACTTGCCTGAAGTTCGCGGTGAGCAAATCGTTCGGCGAACTGCTGATTCGATCGGCAGTGCACTTAGTGATCGCGAGTGGGCTAAGTTGCTTCACGATGGATTCGCTGATGGTTTGGTCGTGAAGTCCGGTGATCTTTCGGCCAGTGATGTTTCCGTTGATTTGCCCGGTGACGCACCCGCGGCGATTGATGATGTGGACAAAGACCAGTTGGAAGTGTTGTTCGTCCCCGCCGATGGGATCTACGACGGACGCTTTGCCAACAATGGTTGGTTGCAAGAAATGCCGCACGCTCTCACGAAGATGTGCTGGGACAACGCCGCGGTGATGAGTCCCAAGACAGCGACGAAGCTTGGTGTGAAGCACGGGCTGTTTGTCGCGTTGGAAGTTGGCGATTCGAAGGTCCAGTTGCCTGTTTACGAGATGCCTGGCTTTGCTCCTGGCGTGGTTTCGGTGCCCATGGGCTACGGCCGCACCCGAGTGGGTGAAGTGGGTGGCGATGCCGAGAAAGGTGTTCCGATCGTTGGGATCGATGTTTCGCCGCTGCGTCGCAGCGATGCGATGTTGTTGGCTACCAGCGTGAAGGGTCGCCCTCGTTACGAGGATTACGACATTGCCACGACTCAGGATCACTGGGCGATTGACGAAGGTGGCCGAAACGAAACGATCGCTCGTAGTTTCTCGCTGGTTCGTGAAGGCACGGTTGAGTTGCTCAAGAAGGTTCCCGAGTTCGCGGAATCGCTTGGACCGCACGTTCCTAAGGTGGGGCGCGAGGGTTCGCTATGGAATGAGCCCATGGCTACGATCCAAGAGGATCCAGCCAAGGAGTTCTTGCCTCAGTGGGGCATGGCGATTGACTTGTCCAAGTGCACCGGCTGCAACGCTTGCGTGATCGCCTGCCAAAGCGAAAACAACGTGCCGATCGTTGGGCGTGAGCAGGTGCTCAATAGCCGCGAAATGCACTGGTTGAGAATCGACCGTTACTTCCGCGGTGACGAAGACTTCGCCGATGTCGTGCAAGAACCCGTCGCTTGCATGCACTGCGAAACCGCTCCTTGCGAACAAGTTTGTCCTGTCGCTGCGACGGTGCACACCGACGAAGGTTTGAATGCGATGGCCTACAATCGTTGCATCGGGACTCGGTACTGTGCCAACAACTGCCCGTTCAAGGTGCGTCGCTTCAACTACTTCAACTACAACACTGAAGTTGGCGTTGGTTATGGAGTCGACGCTTACCCGGGAAACATTGAAAGTGCCAATCGCAAGTTGCAGGCCTTGGTCATGAATCCCGAAGTGACCGTTCGCGGTCGTGGCGTCATGGAAAAGTGCACCTACTGCGTTCAGCGTATCGAAAAGGGCAAGATCACCGCTCGCAAAGAAGATCGCCGCGTCGGCGAAGGCGACGTTGTGACAGCTTGCCAAGCCGCTTGTCCAACCAATGCGATCGAGTTCGGTGACATCTCCGATCCTGAATCCGCAGTTTCGAAGAAGCGTCAGGACGTTCGCAGTTACGGCATGCTCGAACAGCTTAACGTGAAGCCTCGCACCGAATACTTAGCTCGCGTTCGCAATACGCCCGCACGCCTGATGACCACTCGCCAAATCACCGACTTGGCCGAGTTAAAGGCACCGCATCACGGTCACGATGACCACGGTGATGGTGGGCACGGTGATGACAGCCATGGGCATGGCGAGCATGACGACCACGGTCATGGCCACGATGACCATGGGCATGACGAGGCACACGCCGAAAAAGATCACGCATAG
- the nrfD gene encoding NrfD/PsrC family molybdoenzyme membrane anchor subunit codes for MSLAIPNGLDNTVERPGERAPLVLGDTTYHDITEAVCQVAERKPSKGWIIGFLIAFAILQYFGICILYLIYTGVGVWGNRAPIFWGWPIVNFVFWVGIGHAGTLISAILFLFRQEWRTSINRAAEAMTIFAVACAGTFPGIHVGRAWLAFWLAPYPSLNLWMWPQFRSPLLWDVFAVSTYGTVSLLFWYMGMVPDLATFRDRSKNKWRRMAYGILSLGWSGSSRHWMRYEKAYALLAAFAAPLVLSVHTIVSFDFAVSQVPGWHTTIFPPYFVAGAIFSGFAMVLTLMVPARSMLGLEKLITIRHLDNMCKIILATGSLVGLAYGTEFFIAWYGQVPEEKFAFVNRAFGPYWWAYWTMVTCNVISPQLFWVKKFRTTPWIIVLISIFVNIGMWFERFVITITSLSRDYLPSAWAYFSPTWVDWSMLIGSFGLFFTLFLLFCRLMPVINMAETKATLAKQIHMAHSSSEEH; via the coding sequence ATGTCCCTCGCCATTCCCAACGGATTGGACAATACCGTCGAACGCCCGGGCGAACGCGCTCCGCTAGTTCTCGGTGACACGACCTATCACGACATCACTGAAGCGGTGTGCCAGGTTGCTGAGCGCAAGCCCAGCAAGGGTTGGATCATTGGCTTCCTGATCGCATTCGCCATTTTGCAATACTTCGGTATTTGCATTCTGTATTTGATCTATACAGGTGTGGGTGTGTGGGGAAACCGGGCTCCGATTTTCTGGGGCTGGCCTATCGTTAACTTCGTGTTCTGGGTTGGTATTGGACACGCGGGGACTTTGATCAGTGCGATTTTGTTTCTGTTCCGTCAGGAATGGCGAACGAGTATCAACCGCGCCGCCGAGGCGATGACGATCTTCGCGGTTGCCTGTGCGGGGACGTTTCCCGGAATTCACGTTGGTCGTGCTTGGTTGGCGTTTTGGTTGGCACCTTACCCAAGTTTGAATCTTTGGATGTGGCCTCAGTTCCGCAGTCCGCTGCTATGGGACGTTTTTGCGGTCAGCACGTACGGAACGGTTTCGTTGTTGTTTTGGTACATGGGAATGGTGCCTGACTTGGCAACGTTCCGTGATCGCAGCAAGAACAAATGGCGGCGAATGGCTTACGGTATCTTGTCGCTCGGTTGGTCGGGATCGTCGCGTCACTGGATGCGTTACGAGAAGGCATACGCATTGTTGGCTGCGTTCGCCGCGCCGTTGGTGCTTTCGGTTCACACCATCGTTTCGTTTGACTTCGCGGTATCGCAAGTTCCCGGCTGGCACACCACCATCTTCCCGCCTTACTTCGTTGCGGGGGCTATCTTCAGTGGTTTCGCCATGGTGCTAACGCTGATGGTTCCTGCCCGTTCGATGCTGGGTCTAGAGAAGCTCATTACAATTCGTCACTTGGATAACATGTGCAAGATCATCCTGGCGACTGGGTCGTTGGTGGGTCTCGCTTACGGAACTGAATTTTTCATCGCTTGGTATGGTCAAGTGCCCGAAGAGAAGTTCGCGTTTGTTAACCGCGCCTTTGGTCCCTATTGGTGGGCTTACTGGACGATGGTGACGTGTAACGTGATCAGCCCCCAGTTGTTCTGGGTAAAGAAATTCCGCACCACGCCTTGGATCATCGTTCTGATTTCGATCTTCGTGAACATCGGAATGTGGTTCGAACGTTTCGTGATCACGATCACTAGTCTCTCGCGTGATTATCTACCAAGTGCCTGGGCGTATTTCTCGCCAACGTGGGTCGACTGGTCGATGCTGATCGGCTCCTTCGGGCTGTTCTTCACATTGTTCCTTTTGTTTTGTCGTTTGATGCCGGTCATCAACATGGCGGAAACCAAAGCAACGCTTGCTAAGCAAATTCACATGGCTCACTCGTCTTCGGAGGAGCACTAA
- a CDS encoding quinol:electron acceptor oxidoreductase subunit ActD, producing MSTEKKVHGTVAEFTSVDTLLAACRRIRDAGYTKTDAFTPFPVHGIDSALGIKPTVLPWIVLVCGLTGTMTALVMQIWMNGIDYKYIISGKPFISLPAFIPVAFELTILFASFGTFFGMWILNGLPKFSNPVFTDPRFDRVTDDRFFLYIDAKDAQYDQSGVEKLLGDTGSEYIQTVVEDDSEAKVPRFLFSTWVAVVALSIIPLLIVLKMRVTNSPSPRFHVFYDMDFSPSKDAQQSTTLFADARAMRPDVPGTVARGQLDMNFRTGIDMDALAALDSNRAQQLVRLLDEPTDGEAGESDAAEASSEEAQPSVMDTTPWLDDNPVGVSKETLLRGQKYFGIYCSVCHGMNGGGNGLVNRRAQKILAATWVPPSSLHDPTLYDDKYPDGKLFSTISNGIRKMPGYASQIKAEDRWAIVAYVRALQKSQNASFDLVPADKVEELKKKQAEVKEALKKQAEAEAEAAQKK from the coding sequence ATGAGCACTGAAAAAAAGGTCCATGGAACCGTCGCCGAATTCACTTCGGTCGACACGTTGCTGGCCGCTTGTCGTCGAATCCGTGATGCGGGTTACACCAAGACAGACGCGTTCACGCCATTCCCGGTTCACGGGATCGATTCAGCATTGGGCATCAAGCCCACGGTTCTGCCCTGGATCGTGTTGGTTTGCGGTTTGACCGGAACGATGACCGCGCTGGTCATGCAGATTTGGATGAACGGGATCGATTACAAGTACATCATCTCGGGTAAGCCATTCATCTCGCTTCCTGCGTTCATCCCGGTGGCGTTCGAGTTGACGATCTTGTTTGCGTCGTTTGGGACATTCTTTGGAATGTGGATCCTTAATGGGCTTCCGAAGTTCAGCAATCCGGTGTTCACCGATCCGCGTTTCGATCGCGTTACCGACGACCGGTTCTTCCTATACATCGACGCCAAAGACGCTCAATACGACCAGAGCGGAGTCGAAAAACTGCTCGGTGACACCGGCAGTGAGTACATCCAAACTGTGGTCGAAGACGACAGCGAAGCCAAGGTTCCACGGTTCTTGTTTTCGACTTGGGTCGCTGTGGTGGCTCTATCGATCATCCCTTTGCTGATCGTACTTAAGATGCGGGTGACCAATAGTCCGTCGCCACGTTTCCACGTCTTTTACGACATGGACTTCTCGCCGTCCAAGGACGCTCAGCAGAGTACGACCTTGTTTGCCGACGCTCGAGCGATGCGTCCCGATGTACCGGGAACCGTTGCACGTGGTCAGCTTGATATGAATTTCCGCACCGGTATCGACATGGATGCCTTGGCCGCGCTGGATTCGAATCGTGCTCAGCAACTCGTGCGATTGCTTGACGAACCCACTGATGGTGAAGCCGGTGAAAGTGACGCCGCTGAAGCATCGTCTGAAGAAGCCCAGCCTAGCGTGATGGATACAACGCCTTGGTTGGACGACAACCCGGTCGGAGTCAGCAAAGAGACGCTACTGAGAGGCCAGAAGTACTTCGGGATTTATTGTTCGGTATGTCACGGCATGAACGGTGGCGGAAACGGTTTGGTTAATCGTCGAGCTCAGAAGATCTTGGCCGCCACTTGGGTGCCACCATCATCGTTGCACGATCCAACGCTGTACGACGACAAGTATCCCGACGGAAAGTTGTTCAGCACGATCAGCAACGGCATTCGCAAGATGCCCGGCTACGCCAGTCAAATCAAGGCGGAAGATCGTTGGGCAATCGTTGCTTATGTTCGCGCCTTGCAAAAGAGCCAGAACGCTTCATTCGATCTGGTGCCTGCTGACAAGGTCGAAGAACTGAAGAAGAAACAGGCCGAAGTGAAGGAAGCTCTCAAGAAGCAAGCCGAAGCAGAAGCCGAGGCCGCCCAGAAGAAATGA
- a CDS encoding SCO family protein, translating to MTKPNATAAWQNDCEAIRGRRLAVQGPLRLIVLSAMIFASLISAETTFGQAALQSDAEVTLNDGVPREVENVTVEQKLGDAVPLNLPLTDSLGRRIKTGYVIDGNKPVIISLNYSDCPMLCNVQLNQLCKSLKELDLQIGKDFQILTVSIDPNETTEKIRETKAKYADQLIKTHPGVDEGWTFCTAQQPIITKLADVLGFRYTYNQKAKEYYHPAMLAFVSPKGVITRYSLALSFEPEDLRKALVESGDGTVGSPVDQLIMWCFSYDPDSNSYVAEAWKIMRLAGAATIGLMLACLAPYWVGKKAFPGKAEDDNPVDPETSTPDSI from the coding sequence GTGACGAAACCTAATGCAACCGCAGCCTGGCAGAACGATTGCGAAGCAATCCGAGGTCGCCGGTTAGCGGTACAGGGACCACTGCGTCTAATCGTATTATCAGCGATGATTTTCGCGAGCCTGATCTCGGCCGAAACTACCTTCGGCCAAGCGGCTCTTCAATCGGATGCTGAAGTAACGCTCAACGATGGTGTTCCCCGCGAAGTCGAGAACGTCACGGTCGAGCAGAAGCTGGGCGACGCGGTACCGCTCAACTTGCCGTTGACCGATTCGCTGGGCCGACGCATCAAGACCGGCTACGTGATCGACGGCAACAAGCCAGTCATCATTTCGCTTAACTACAGCGATTGTCCGATGCTTTGTAACGTGCAGCTCAATCAGCTGTGCAAATCACTGAAAGAGCTCGACCTGCAAATCGGCAAGGACTTCCAAATCCTAACCGTGAGTATCGATCCAAACGAAACGACCGAGAAGATCCGCGAGACGAAAGCCAAGTACGCCGACCAGTTGATCAAGACGCACCCCGGTGTAGATGAGGGTTGGACGTTTTGCACCGCTCAACAACCTATCATCACCAAGCTCGCCGACGTTCTGGGTTTTCGATACACCTACAACCAAAAAGCAAAAGAGTATTACCATCCGGCAATGTTAGCGTTCGTGTCCCCCAAGGGCGTGATCACGCGATATTCGCTGGCACTGTCGTTTGAACCAGAAGACCTTCGCAAGGCGCTCGTTGAATCGGGTGATGGCACGGTCGGTTCACCAGTTGACCAGTTGATCATGTGGTGTTTTAGCTACGACCCGGATAGCAACAGTTATGTGGCCGAAGCCTGGAAGATCATGCGTTTGGCCGGAGCAGCGACGATAGGACTGATGCTGGCATGTTTGGCTCCGTATTGGGTCGGCAAAAAGGCGTTTCCTGGCAAAGCTGAAGACGACAACCCTGTTGATCCAGAAACATCGACGCCGGATTCGATTTGA
- a CDS encoding cytochrome c oxidase subunit II encodes MLASAFSLLGDISEDYAFFPQEASSFAAENDWLFTFISWTCVVFFVPIVGCLIWFSIKYRKPKGGKAESNVSHNTPLELAWSIFPSFFLVGMFVLGARAYLDQRAVPDGANEINVQAFKWGWTVDYGRGVFHPELHLLQNEPVKLSMRSSDVIHSLYIPAFRAKKDIVPGRYNYMWFKPTLASEKVPDEELAAALKETKDLGEEWSYDDRQFTPDGYKFYDLYCAEYCGTNHSEMQTVVVVHETLEDLNAWIKKYSARGADESPAAYGELLYQRRGCKSCHSVDGSKLVGPSFQDLYGRPEAMTTGESVLADENYIRESVLYPKAKVVAGYQPVMPSYKGQLSDDDIYSLVEWMKSISSNASSEATPSEANETEATEAEANETESVDSASAEEATE; translated from the coding sequence ATGTTAGCATCCGCATTTTCCCTTCTGGGCGATATTTCCGAAGACTACGCGTTCTTCCCGCAAGAAGCGTCGTCATTCGCAGCCGAGAACGATTGGTTGTTCACGTTCATTTCGTGGACATGCGTGGTTTTCTTTGTCCCGATTGTCGGATGCTTGATCTGGTTCTCGATCAAATATCGCAAACCCAAGGGTGGCAAGGCGGAAAGCAACGTCTCACACAATACGCCTCTTGAGTTGGCTTGGTCGATTTTCCCATCGTTCTTCTTGGTTGGGATGTTCGTTCTTGGTGCAAGAGCCTACCTCGATCAACGTGCAGTTCCCGATGGGGCCAACGAGATCAACGTGCAGGCGTTCAAGTGGGGCTGGACCGTCGACTACGGTCGTGGAGTCTTCCATCCCGAACTGCACTTGCTTCAAAATGAGCCGGTGAAGTTGTCGATGCGTTCGAGTGATGTCATCCACAGTTTGTACATCCCTGCTTTCCGAGCCAAAAAGGACATCGTCCCGGGTCGCTACAACTATATGTGGTTTAAGCCCACTCTGGCGAGCGAGAAGGTGCCTGACGAAGAGCTTGCCGCTGCACTCAAAGAAACCAAAGACTTGGGCGAAGAGTGGAGCTACGACGATCGGCAGTTCACGCCAGATGGGTACAAGTTCTACGATCTTTACTGTGCTGAGTACTGCGGTACGAACCACTCCGAAATGCAAACGGTGGTCGTCGTTCATGAAACCTTGGAAGATCTGAACGCCTGGATCAAGAAGTACAGTGCTCGTGGAGCGGACGAATCACCAGCCGCTTACGGTGAATTGCTTTACCAGCGCCGTGGTTGCAAGAGTTGCCATAGCGTCGACGGCAGCAAACTTGTCGGTCCTTCGTTCCAAGACCTCTACGGACGTCCCGAAGCGATGACCACGGGTGAGTCGGTGCTTGCTGACGAAAACTACATTCGTGAGTCGGTGCTGTATCCAAAAGCCAAGGTGGTTGCTGGTTACCAACCAGTGATGCCAAGCTACAAGGGCCAATTGAGCGACGATGATATCTATTCTCTCGTCGAGTGGATGAAGTCGATCTCGTCCAATGCAAGCTCTGAGGCCACACCTTCGGAAGCAAACGAAACGGAAGCTACCGAAGCGGAAGCAAACGAAACTGAGTCAGTCGATTCTGCATCCGCTGAGGAAGCGACTGAGTAG
- a CDS encoding cytochrome c oxidase subunit I, whose amino-acid sequence MSAGSIPKGSVVRDPGYPTSQENYLTNSKGILSWIFTLDHKRIGVMYLVGVSAAFLFAGILALLIRWHLMEPDGNLFKGANANNNYNQLFTLHGAVMVFLFIIPSIPAALGNFLVPVMLGAKDVAFPRLNLCSFYLWCAGAMFFIAALLGTGLDTGWTFYTPYSTTTDTSVIAATMGAFILGFSSIFTGLNFIVTINTMRPPGMTWFRMPLFLWATYSTSIIQVLATPVLGITLLLLIAERTMQIGIFDPEFNGDPVTYQHFFWFYSHPAVYIMILPAFGIISDLIAVHSHKRIFGYRFIAYSSIAIALLGFLVWGHHMFTAGMSPLTTIIFSALTFTVSVPSAIKVFNWLATMYKGSISLTTPMCYAIAFIFLFTIGGLTGLHLGTLATDMHLHDTYFVVAHFHYVMVGGTLVAFLGGVFHWWPKMFGKLYSELGGRISALIVFIGFNLTFLPQFVLGSRGMPRRYATYDPEFAYLHQMSTYGALTLGIGLLVALVVLLHSLFRGKNAPANPWGGATLEWCCTSPPPFYNFERAPVVGDPYDFSNVEWDAEHERYVSVEPERKLAPDGTPAVEPAH is encoded by the coding sequence ATGTCAGCCGGATCCATTCCTAAAGGCAGCGTCGTCCGCGACCCGGGCTATCCCACGTCGCAAGAGAATTACCTGACGAACTCCAAAGGCATTTTGAGCTGGATCTTCACGCTTGATCACAAACGAATCGGCGTGATGTACCTCGTCGGCGTTAGCGCCGCATTCTTGTTCGCCGGAATCTTGGCGTTGTTAATTCGCTGGCACTTGATGGAGCCAGACGGGAACTTGTTCAAGGGAGCCAATGCGAACAACAACTACAACCAGTTGTTCACTTTGCACGGTGCCGTGATGGTGTTCTTGTTCATCATCCCTAGCATTCCTGCGGCTCTGGGGAACTTCTTGGTGCCGGTGATGTTGGGTGCCAAAGATGTGGCGTTCCCGCGATTAAACCTTTGCAGTTTTTACTTGTGGTGTGCAGGTGCGATGTTCTTCATCGCCGCACTGTTGGGCACAGGTCTTGATACTGGTTGGACGTTCTACACTCCCTATAGCACGACGACAGACACGTCGGTCATCGCGGCAACGATGGGAGCATTCATCCTTGGGTTTAGTTCGATCTTCACGGGATTGAACTTCATTGTCACGATCAACACCATGCGTCCACCTGGGATGACTTGGTTCCGGATGCCGTTATTCTTGTGGGCAACCTACTCGACCAGCATCATTCAAGTCTTGGCAACACCAGTCTTGGGTATCACGTTGTTGCTGCTGATCGCTGAACGAACCATGCAGATTGGGATTTTTGATCCTGAATTCAACGGGGACCCGGTTACCTATCAACACTTCTTTTGGTTCTACAGCCACCCTGCGGTTTACATCATGATTTTGCCAGCTTTCGGCATCATCAGCGATTTGATCGCAGTCCACAGTCATAAACGAATTTTCGGTTATCGCTTCATCGCTTACTCGTCGATCGCGATTGCCTTGCTAGGCTTCCTGGTTTGGGGCCACCACATGTTCACCGCTGGCATGAGCCCGCTGACGACGATCATTTTCAGTGCTCTGACGTTTACCGTTTCGGTGCCTTCGGCGATTAAAGTGTTCAACTGGTTGGCGACGATGTACAAGGGCTCAATTAGCCTGACAACGCCAATGTGCTACGCGATTGCGTTCATCTTCTTGTTCACGATCGGCGGTCTGACCGGATTGCACTTGGGAACGCTTGCCACCGACATGCACCTTCACGACACCTACTTCGTCGTGGCTCACTTCCACTACGTCATGGTGGGCGGAACTCTGGTTGCCTTCCTTGGTGGTGTGTTCCACTGGTGGCCCAAGATGTTCGGCAAGCTTTACAGTGAGCTTGGCGGACGTATTTCAGCCCTGATCGTTTTCATCGGTTTCAACCTGACGTTCTTGCCTCAGTTTGTTCTGGGAAGTCGCGGGATGCCGCGTCGTTACGCGACGTATGACCCGGAATTTGCTTACTTGCACCAAATGAGTACTTATGGTGCTTTGACGTTGGGCATCGGATTGTTGGTCGCATTGGTCGTGCTGTTGCACTCGCTATTCCGAGGAAAGAATGCTCCCGCCAACCCATGGGGCGGAGCCACACTCGAATGGTGTTGCACGAGTCCACCGCCGTTTTACAACTTCGAGCGAGCTCCCGTGGTTGGCGATCCCTACGATTTCAGCAATGTCGAATGGGATGCCGAGCACGAACGGTACGTTTCAGTTGAACCGGAACGAAAGCTCGCACCCGATGGAACTCCCGCGGTCGAGCCGGCTCACTAA